The Desulfurellaceae bacterium genome window below encodes:
- a CDS encoding N-acyl homoserine lactonase family protein: protein MLQIFSMPCGFLEFDSKLFFPNLDKGEQFTIPVPSYLITHPQGNVVFDTGIHCQAIHDPLGRLGSIAKVFVPRTQPGQEIVAQLAKFKLTPQDIRYVINSHFHFDHAGGNEFFPDSTILVQKEELGATRDPALLKKVLFDPKDYDHELDYREIEGELDIFGDGSLVLFPTHGHTPGHQSLRVRVSKGSDIVLTADACYTQKNMDENLLPSIAFDETEMYKSLATLRDLRDKSGATIIYGHDPRQWQEIPHAPQPLA, encoded by the coding sequence ATGCTCCAGATCTTTTCCATGCCGTGCGGATTTTTAGAGTTTGACAGCAAGCTGTTTTTTCCGAACCTGGACAAGGGCGAACAGTTCACCATCCCCGTCCCGTCCTACCTCATCACCCATCCCCAGGGCAACGTGGTGTTCGACACCGGCATCCACTGCCAGGCGATTCATGATCCGCTCGGTCGGCTGGGCTCGATTGCCAAAGTCTTTGTGCCCCGCACCCAGCCGGGCCAGGAAATCGTCGCCCAGCTGGCCAAGTTCAAGCTGACGCCCCAAGACATCCGCTACGTCATCAACTCCCATTTCCACTTTGATCACGCCGGCGGCAATGAATTTTTCCCCGATTCGACAATCCTGGTCCAAAAAGAAGAGCTGGGCGCCACCCGAGACCCGGCACTGCTCAAAAAAGTCCTGTTCGACCCCAAGGACTACGACCACGAGCTGGACTATCGCGAGATTGAGGGTGAACTGGATATCTTTGGCGACGGCAGTCTGGTGCTCTTTCCCACCCACGGTCATACGCCGGGCCACCAGTCGCTCCGCGTGCGGGTCAGCAAGGGCAGCGACATCGTGCTGACTGCCGACGCCTGCTACACCCAAAAGAACATGGACGAGAATCTGCTGCCGTCGATTGCCTTTGACGAAACCGAAATGTACAAGTCACTGGCCACGCTGCGAGACCTGCGGGACAAGAGCGGCGCCACGATCATCTACGGCCACGACCCCAGGCAGTGGCAGGAGATTCCGCACGCCCCGCAACCCCTGGCCTGA
- a CDS encoding PQQ-dependent dehydrogenase, methanol/ethanol family, with amino-acid sequence MSQACWWRGIAGLIVVLGLLSPLRAEETPDRENGAPLKPVSHERLLSGTTEPADWLMYGGSYDNARFSPLSDINRDNVSSLSPAWVFQTGVPYQFQASPIVADGVLYVTAAYNHLYALDAATGDPVWKYDHPLPRDLRICCGPGNRGVAIAGDTVFMGTLDARLVALDRRTGEVIWNVAVDAHTAGFSVTAAPLVVRDSVIVGVAGGEYGIRGYVDAYDVKTGQRQWRTYTIPAEGEPGAETWAGDSWKHGGGPTWVTGAYDAEQDLVYWGVGNPAPDWNGDGREGDNLYTSSVLALDPETGQIKWHFQFTPHDIWDYDGNTGLLLVDVQRSGQTVKALAQPNRNGYLYVLDRASGEYLHGAQYVERLNWAKGLDETGRPIVNPEFVPTQDGGTLICPGAPGGQNGSYTAAYSPSAKLLFVPVIESCMEMLKAKATFIRGIPYWGGGPGKTQGDDGSSYGHLAAIDPTSGKTKWRYVDAYPLVGGTLATAGGLVFTGNQHGYALAFDDRSGEVLWKFQTGSTVRGQPITYKVGGRQYVAVPSGAGGLVVTFVGENAAINKGSALVVFALPE; translated from the coding sequence ATGTCGCAAGCCTGTTGGTGGCGTGGGATCGCCGGACTCATCGTTGTGCTGGGGCTGCTCAGTCCGCTCCGCGCGGAAGAAACGCCGGACCGGGAAAACGGCGCGCCGCTCAAGCCGGTCAGCCACGAGCGTTTGCTGAGCGGTACGACCGAGCCGGCCGACTGGCTGATGTATGGCGGCAGCTACGATAACGCGCGCTTCAGTCCGCTCAGCGATATCAACCGGGACAATGTCAGCTCGCTCAGCCCGGCCTGGGTGTTTCAAACCGGGGTCCCGTACCAGTTCCAGGCCTCGCCCATTGTTGCCGATGGCGTCTTGTACGTGACCGCAGCCTATAACCACCTGTACGCCCTGGACGCCGCGACCGGTGATCCGGTGTGGAAGTACGATCATCCCCTGCCCAGGGATCTGCGCATCTGCTGCGGTCCCGGTAACCGCGGGGTGGCGATTGCCGGTGACACGGTGTTCATGGGCACCCTCGACGCCCGTCTGGTCGCGCTGGATCGTCGGACCGGTGAAGTCATCTGGAATGTCGCGGTTGATGCCCACACCGCCGGCTTCAGCGTCACCGCCGCGCCGCTGGTGGTCAGAGATTCAGTCATAGTCGGCGTTGCCGGCGGGGAGTACGGCATACGCGGCTATGTTGACGCCTATGACGTGAAAACCGGGCAGCGCCAGTGGCGGACCTACACCATCCCGGCCGAGGGCGAACCTGGAGCCGAGACCTGGGCCGGCGACTCGTGGAAGCACGGCGGCGGGCCGACCTGGGTGACCGGCGCCTACGATGCCGAGCAGGACCTGGTGTACTGGGGTGTCGGCAATCCGGCGCCCGACTGGAACGGTGACGGGCGAGAGGGTGACAACCTGTACACCAGCTCGGTCCTGGCGCTGGACCCGGAAACCGGCCAGATCAAATGGCACTTCCAGTTCACCCCCCACGACATCTGGGATTACGACGGCAACACCGGCCTGCTGCTGGTCGATGTGCAGCGCAGCGGCCAGACGGTCAAAGCCCTGGCCCAGCCCAACCGCAACGGCTACCTGTACGTCCTGGACCGCGCCAGCGGCGAGTACCTGCACGGCGCCCAGTATGTCGAGCGCCTGAACTGGGCCAAAGGGCTGGATGAAACGGGCCGGCCGATCGTCAACCCTGAATTCGTGCCCACCCAAGACGGCGGCACGCTCATCTGTCCGGGCGCGCCGGGCGGCCAGAACGGTTCGTACACCGCCGCCTACAGCCCGTCGGCCAAGCTCTTGTTCGTGCCGGTCATCGAGAGCTGCATGGAGATGCTGAAGGCCAAGGCGACGTTTATTCGCGGCATTCCGTACTGGGGCGGCGGGCCGGGCAAGACCCAGGGCGACGACGGTTCGTCCTACGGCCATCTGGCGGCGATTGATCCCACCAGCGGGAAAACCAAGTGGCGCTATGTTGACGCCTATCCCCTGGTGGGCGGCACCCTGGCCACCGCCGGCGGTCTGGTCTTCACCGGCAACCAGCACGGCTACGCCCTGGCCTTTGATGATCGCAGCGGCGAGGTGCTGTGGAAATTCCAAACCGGCTCGACCGTGCGTGGTCAGCCGATTACCTACAAGGTCGGCGGCCGCCAGTATGTCGCCGTGCCCAGCGGCGCCGGCGGCCTGGTCGTCACCTTTGTGGGCGAGAATGCCGCCATCAACAAGGGCAGCGCCCTGGTCGTGTTCGCCCTGCCCGAATGA